The following proteins come from a genomic window of Myroides odoratus DSM 2801:
- the ffh gene encoding signal recognition particle protein: protein MFDNLSDKLDKAFHILKGHGKITEVNVADTLKEVRRALLDADVNFKIAKDFTNKVKDKALGQDVLTTLQPGQLMIKIVKDELTQLMGGEAAGINLSGNPSVILMSGLQGSGKTTFSGKLANFLQTKKNKKPLLVACDVYRPAAINQLHVVGEQLGVEVYSEEGNNNPVQIAENAIKHAKANGFNVVIVDTAGRLAVDEEMMTEIANIHKAIAPHETLFVVDSMTGQDAVNTAKAFNDRLNFDGVILTKLDGDTRGGAAISIKSVVNKPIKFIGTGEKMDAIDVFYPERMADRILGMGDVISLVERAQAQYDEEEARKIQKKIAKNEFGFDDFLTQIQQVKKMGSMKDLVGMLPGVGKALKDVEIEDDAFKHIEAIIHSMTPKERATPSVLDAKRKQRIAKGSGTDIQQVNQLLKQFDQMSKMMKMMQGAKGKNLMRMMGQMKGMQ from the coding sequence ATGTTTGATAATTTAAGCGATAAATTAGATAAAGCCTTTCATATTCTTAAGGGACATGGTAAAATTACTGAGGTAAACGTTGCAGATACCTTAAAAGAGGTGCGTAGAGCCCTTTTAGATGCCGACGTTAACTTTAAGATTGCCAAAGATTTTACGAATAAAGTAAAAGATAAAGCCTTAGGACAAGATGTATTGACTACGCTTCAACCAGGCCAATTGATGATTAAGATTGTCAAAGACGAACTTACTCAATTAATGGGAGGTGAAGCAGCTGGAATTAATCTATCGGGTAACCCATCTGTTATTTTGATGTCTGGTTTACAAGGGTCTGGTAAAACAACCTTTTCTGGTAAATTAGCTAACTTCTTACAAACAAAAAAGAATAAAAAACCTTTATTAGTAGCGTGTGACGTATACCGTCCTGCGGCTATTAATCAGTTGCATGTAGTTGGAGAACAATTAGGTGTTGAGGTATATTCGGAAGAAGGAAATAATAACCCTGTTCAAATTGCTGAAAACGCAATTAAACACGCAAAAGCAAATGGATTCAACGTAGTTATTGTCGATACTGCAGGTCGTTTGGCTGTAGATGAAGAGATGATGACAGAGATTGCTAATATTCACAAAGCAATCGCACCACATGAAACCTTGTTTGTAGTGGATTCCATGACAGGACAAGATGCCGTAAATACAGCAAAAGCATTTAACGATCGTTTAAATTTTGATGGGGTAATCCTAACAAAGTTAGACGGGGATACACGAGGTGGAGCTGCCATTTCAATTAAGTCAGTAGTAAACAAACCAATTAAATTTATTGGTACAGGTGAGAAAATGGACGCAATCGACGTTTTCTACCCAGAGCGTATGGCTGACCGTATTTTGGGAATGGGAGACGTTATTTCCTTAGTTGAACGTGCACAAGCACAATACGACGAAGAGGAAGCGCGTAAAATCCAAAAGAAAATTGCGAAAAACGAATTCGGATTTGACGATTTCTTGACGCAAATTCAACAAGTGAAAAAAATGGGTAGCATGAAAGACTTAGTCGGGATGTTACCAGGCGTTGGAAAAGCATTGAAAGATGTAGAAATTGAAGACGACGCGTTTAAACACATCGAAGCGATTATCCACTCGATGACACCAAAAGAAAGAGCGACTCCTTCGGTTCTTGATGCAAAGCGAAAACAACGTATCGCTAAAGGGTCAGGGACGGATATTCAACAAGTAAATCAATTGTTGAAACAGTTCGATCAAATGAGCAAAATGATGAAGATGATGCAAGGAGCAAAAGGAAAGAATTTGATGCGAATGATGGGACAAATGAAAGGAATGCAATAA
- a CDS encoding bifunctional 5,10-methylenetetrahydrofolate dehydrogenase/5,10-methenyltetrahydrofolate cyclohydrolase — protein sequence MQLLDGKKVSEDIKNEIAAEVQQMKARGEKVPHLAAVLVGSNGASLTYVGSKVKSCEQIGFESTLVALPEETTEVELLAKIKELNENPAIDGYIVQLPLPKHIDEQKILMAVDADKDVDGFHPTNFGKMALEMETFLPATPYGIMELLERYKVETAGKNVVVIGRSHIVGRPMSILLSRKGYPGDATVTLTHSRTKDIAAITREADIIISALGVPYFLKADMVKDGVTVVDVGITRVPDANAPRGYVIAGDVDFDEVSKKAAFITPVPGGVGPMTIAMLLKNTLLARSRRAKKGE from the coding sequence ATGCAACTACTAGACGGAAAAAAGGTATCGGAAGATATCAAAAATGAAATTGCTGCTGAGGTTCAACAAATGAAAGCTCGCGGTGAAAAGGTTCCCCATTTGGCAGCAGTGCTTGTGGGAAGCAATGGCGCAAGTTTAACTTACGTTGGAAGTAAGGTAAAATCATGTGAACAAATTGGATTTGAATCTACTTTAGTCGCTTTACCTGAAGAAACAACTGAAGTAGAATTATTGGCAAAAATTAAAGAATTGAACGAAAATCCAGCAATTGATGGATATATTGTACAATTGCCTTTACCGAAACACATAGACGAACAAAAAATCTTGATGGCTGTAGATGCAGACAAAGACGTGGATGGATTCCATCCAACAAACTTTGGAAAAATGGCTTTAGAAATGGAAACGTTCTTACCCGCTACGCCTTACGGAATTATGGAATTATTAGAGCGTTACAAAGTAGAAACAGCAGGTAAAAATGTAGTGGTAATTGGCCGTTCTCACATTGTAGGTCGTCCAATGAGTATTTTGTTGAGTAGAAAAGGATACCCTGGAGACGCAACAGTAACCCTGACACATAGCCGTACAAAAGATATTGCTGCTATTACAAGAGAAGCAGATATCATCATCTCTGCCTTAGGAGTACCGTACTTCTTAAAAGCAGATATGGTAAAAGATGGAGTAACTGTAGTAGACGTGGGAATTACACGTGTTCCAGATGCAAATGCCCCAAGAGGATATGTAATCGCTGGAGACGTTGATTTTGATGAAGTAAGCAAAAAAGCAGCATTCATTACCCCAGTACCGGGTGGAGTAGGTCCGATGACCATCGCAATGTTACTAAAAAATACACTTTTAGCTCGTTCAAGAAGAGCAAAAAAAGGAGAATAA
- a CDS encoding YdcF family protein — MNAREILKQPTPPKLTTELIHLLTNLCFFNSSMKSADLLFVFGSNILHQAIGEKINNFLRTYSFNTVLLTGGIANYKESYYEPVSESELLLRHIAKSEFPQVNFIVENKSRNTLENVIYANELVDLSSIQNIAFFSHSYASKRSYLTLKKVCTTNSFSNFPIPIPVNLRDQEITQFDWFETEKGRALVWSEYLRFITYGKRGDFPIEEVEGLLEQIKTLLEP; from the coding sequence ATGAATGCAAGAGAAATTTTAAAACAACCGACTCCACCGAAGCTAACTACGGAATTAATTCACCTATTAACCAACCTTTGTTTTTTCAACAGTTCAATGAAATCCGCCGATTTATTATTTGTTTTTGGATCTAACATTTTACATCAAGCGATAGGAGAAAAGATAAACAACTTCTTAAGAACTTATTCTTTCAATACTGTACTCTTAACTGGAGGCATAGCAAATTATAAGGAATCCTATTATGAACCTGTTTCGGAATCAGAGCTCCTCCTTCGTCACATAGCCAAAAGTGAATTTCCGCAAGTAAATTTTATTGTTGAAAACAAATCGCGCAACACACTTGAAAATGTAATTTATGCCAATGAACTCGTTGACTTATCAAGCATACAAAATATCGCCTTCTTTTCACATAGTTATGCTTCTAAGCGATCATATTTAACCTTAAAAAAGGTATGCACAACCAATAGCTTTTCCAACTTTCCAATTCCAATTCCTGTGAATCTTCGTGATCAGGAGATCACTCAATTTGACTGGTTTGAAACAGAAAAAGGAAGAGCGCTCGTTTGGAGCGAATATCTTCGATTTATAACGTATGGAAAGAGAGGAGATTTTCCTATTGAGGAGGTTGAGGGATTACTAGAACAAATTAAAACATTACTAGAACCATGA
- a CDS encoding bleomycin resistance protein, translated as MRSEQIKWATLVPELVVSDLEESLKFWCDYLGFSILYQRKEDLFAYLKLGDAQLMLEQEDPTDQSWQTGAMEKPFGRGINFQIEVEAIAPILARLEQANYSVFIPVEERWYRADAVEFGQKQFLVQDPDGYLVRLIEDLGERKWCESQA; from the coding sequence ATGAGAAGTGAGCAAATCAAATGGGCGACTTTAGTCCCAGAACTAGTGGTTTCCGATCTAGAAGAAAGCTTGAAATTTTGGTGTGATTACCTCGGATTTTCTATTTTATACCAGCGCAAAGAAGATTTATTTGCTTATTTGAAATTAGGCGATGCTCAACTAATGCTGGAACAAGAAGATCCTACAGATCAAAGTTGGCAAACCGGCGCGATGGAAAAACCATTCGGTAGAGGGATTAATTTCCAAATAGAAGTAGAGGCAATAGCTCCTATTTTAGCTCGATTAGAACAAGCAAATTACTCCGTATTTATTCCAGTAGAAGAACGTTGGTATAGAGCCGATGCTGTTGAATTTGGACAGAAACAATTTCTCGTACAAGATCCTGATGGATATTTAGTGCGTTTGATTGAAGATCTAGGAGAACGAAAGTGGTGTGAATCACAGGCTTAG
- a CDS encoding MBL fold metallo-hydrolase: MQILNFTIEQEVAGQIISLGPTVIKTANEILLVDCGYEETFDQFQVELARLGILVAAITKIIISHDDIDHLGALPLFVAENPDIQVYCSTIEKSAVTGETKSERLEQAEASLQQLPVEYRSWAENFINRLNNIKRIPVDHTLEEGDYVVEEVEVIHTPGHTKGHISLFDHKTKTLIANDALVIEEDRLNIANPQFTLDMRQAVASVKRIKQLQPSKIICYHGGILEEGIQEQLEAVIQYYQ, translated from the coding sequence ATGCAAATACTAAATTTTACAATCGAACAAGAAGTCGCTGGACAAATTATTTCGCTAGGTCCGACTGTCATCAAAACAGCAAATGAAATCTTGTTAGTGGATTGTGGTTATGAAGAAACATTCGACCAATTTCAAGTAGAATTGGCAAGATTAGGTATACTAGTAGCTGCCATTACCAAAATAATAATTAGCCACGATGATATAGATCATTTGGGAGCATTGCCATTATTCGTAGCAGAAAATCCTGATATTCAGGTGTATTGCAGTACAATCGAAAAAAGTGCAGTGACGGGAGAAACAAAATCGGAGCGTTTGGAACAAGCTGAAGCTTCGTTGCAACAGTTGCCCGTAGAATATCGTTCTTGGGCGGAAAACTTTATCAACCGTCTAAATAACATCAAACGCATACCTGTAGATCATACGCTAGAAGAAGGGGATTATGTGGTGGAGGAGGTTGAAGTGATTCACACACCTGGACATACCAAAGGTCATATTTCATTATTTGATCATAAGACAAAGACGTTAATAGCCAATGATGCTTTGGTCATTGAAGAAGATAGACTGAATATTGCCAATCCACAGTTTACGTTGGATATGCGACAGGCCGTTGCCTCCGTAAAGAGGATAAAACAATTACAGCCATCTAAAATTATCTGTTATCACGGAGGGATTTTGGAAGAAGGAATCCAAGAGCAATTGGAAGCAGTAATTCAATACTACCAATAA
- a CDS encoding NAD(P)/FAD-dependent oxidoreductase: MKTHYQILIIGAGTAGIMTAAQLKKKDSSLDIALVDPATDHYYQPAWTLVGAGAYDKKKTIKPMASLIPPGVTWIKEAVTGFDAEHHAITTTQTGTLTYEYLVVCPGLVNDYSLIEGLAEAVEQGVVCSNYIDPEYTWKQLQAFQGGTAIFTQPSTPIKCGGAPQKIMYLACDYFKKKGIHTKTKVYFPMPGSVIFGVKKIADTLLKVVERYQIDFMPLHNPIRIDAAAKIAYFKPTNAQDNHCFLTSDDQQTQVLADGVVAMPFDFLHLAPPQTAPKFVQTSNLVNAAGWLDVNHHSLQHNKYKHIFGLGDVAGLPTAKTGAAIRKQVPVVVDNLMRLLQNQEASNTDYNGYSSCPLVTGYGKMVLAEFNYKNEFIPDPKLKQMLVFSSHKEHWRLWMLKKHLLPYLYWSKMMKGEQV, encoded by the coding sequence ATGAAAACGCATTATCAAATCCTCATTATAGGAGCTGGGACAGCTGGTATTATGACTGCTGCTCAGTTGAAAAAGAAAGATTCAAGTTTAGACATTGCACTTGTTGATCCTGCAACTGATCATTATTATCAACCAGCTTGGACGTTGGTTGGAGCAGGTGCTTATGACAAGAAAAAAACAATAAAACCAATGGCTTCTTTGATTCCTCCAGGAGTAACGTGGATCAAAGAAGCTGTTACGGGATTCGATGCAGAACACCATGCCATAACAACAACGCAAACGGGAACATTAACCTATGAATATCTGGTTGTATGCCCTGGTTTGGTGAATGATTATTCATTGATTGAAGGCCTAGCAGAAGCAGTAGAACAAGGAGTAGTGTGTAGTAATTATATTGATCCCGAGTATACGTGGAAACAGCTCCAAGCCTTTCAAGGCGGAACCGCTATTTTTACACAACCGAGTACGCCGATTAAATGTGGAGGTGCTCCCCAGAAAATCATGTATTTAGCATGTGATTACTTCAAAAAGAAAGGGATTCATACCAAGACAAAAGTGTATTTTCCCATGCCAGGAAGTGTGATTTTTGGCGTAAAGAAAATAGCCGATACCTTATTGAAAGTGGTTGAGCGTTATCAGATTGATTTTATGCCATTGCATAATCCAATTCGAATTGATGCGGCTGCAAAAATTGCTTATTTCAAACCAACAAATGCACAAGATAATCATTGCTTTTTGACCTCTGATGATCAACAAACCCAAGTATTAGCAGATGGGGTAGTAGCCATGCCTTTTGACTTCTTGCATTTGGCACCGCCTCAAACAGCGCCTAAATTTGTTCAAACCTCCAATTTAGTCAATGCAGCAGGTTGGTTGGATGTGAATCATCATAGTTTACAGCATAATAAGTATAAGCATATTTTTGGTTTAGGCGATGTGGCTGGATTGCCAACGGCGAAAACAGGAGCTGCCATTCGCAAGCAAGTTCCTGTTGTAGTAGACAATCTTATGCGTTTACTACAAAATCAAGAAGCAAGTAATACCGACTACAACGGATATTCTTCTTGTCCACTGGTAACAGGCTATGGAAAAATGGTTTTGGCTGAATTTAATTATAAAAATGAATTTATTCCTGATCCTAAATTGAAGCAAATGTTGGTGTTTTCTAGTCACAAAGAACATTGGCGCTTGTGGATGCTAAAAAAACATCTCTTGCCTTATCTGTATTGGTCAAAAATGATGAAAGGCGAGCAAGTATAA
- a CDS encoding YncE family protein, whose translation MKSEENNTTALQQEWFTKGERYAKAINEMVAFGKEHGWENWKGEEPEDKRDHLSSAVVELLKQANMEGSVDAFRTSFPPAYPPLIPFLEEKSQYIGDMVVIDTDMVAFLAGTSYEPRTAYLVTGTTVSLLDDTIKGLGKSMRNNVFAIAYADKIITHQGWNGPVIATVELGELATVGISKLIPFNDGKRILFVSSEGVYLLEEQNKQLIHPVLTEEEKQEAAAEGYDFYIDMENAALSQDNTYIVVGDQDRDHRILHVDGKEVGSVGPQSSYPHFCLFSKDDQQLITNSCHFYNGVTIGVDATKLEGMEVEAYEESDDFIYMDEGMRVYQGVAMQDYYVLGDAYGYIRLINKAGEDVGQFFVGGTISGIAVSDDEKVLWVGTYSGALHKLEVGKDIRDTHTIGTSQLYEQFRLLIWKEEPQVWRW comes from the coding sequence ATGAAATCAGAAGAAAATAATACAACAGCCCTTCAACAAGAATGGTTTACAAAAGGAGAACGCTATGCCAAAGCGATCAATGAAATGGTTGCTTTCGGTAAAGAGCACGGTTGGGAAAATTGGAAAGGAGAAGAGCCAGAAGACAAACGAGATCATTTAAGTTCAGCGGTAGTTGAATTGCTGAAACAAGCAAATATGGAAGGAAGTGTTGATGCTTTTAGAACTTCGTTTCCACCAGCTTATCCTCCTTTAATCCCTTTCTTGGAAGAGAAGTCTCAATATATTGGCGATATGGTTGTTATCGATACTGATATGGTTGCATTCCTAGCAGGAACTTCGTATGAGCCTCGTACAGCCTATTTGGTAACAGGAACTACTGTTAGCTTGTTAGATGATACCATCAAAGGATTGGGAAAATCAATGCGCAACAACGTATTTGCGATTGCTTATGCAGATAAAATTATCACGCATCAAGGGTGGAATGGTCCAGTGATTGCTACAGTTGAACTAGGAGAGCTAGCTACTGTAGGAATCTCAAAATTGATTCCTTTCAATGATGGAAAACGCATTTTATTTGTTTCATCAGAAGGAGTTTACCTTTTAGAGGAGCAGAACAAACAATTGATTCATCCTGTATTGACAGAAGAAGAAAAACAAGAGGCTGCAGCAGAAGGATATGATTTCTATATTGATATGGAAAATGCAGCGTTATCACAGGATAATACCTATATTGTTGTAGGAGATCAAGATCGAGATCACCGTATTTTACATGTAGATGGAAAAGAAGTAGGAAGTGTAGGACCACAGTCGTCTTATCCTCATTTTTGTTTATTTTCGAAAGATGATCAACAGTTAATTACTAATTCTTGTCACTTCTACAATGGAGTAACCATTGGAGTAGATGCAACGAAATTAGAAGGCATGGAAGTAGAAGCGTATGAAGAAAGTGATGACTTTATTTATATGGATGAAGGAATGCGCGTATACCAAGGGGTTGCTATGCAGGACTACTACGTTTTAGGAGATGCTTATGGTTACATTCGCTTGATTAATAAAGCAGGAGAAGATGTAGGACAGTTTTTTGTCGGTGGAACTATTAGTGGAATTGCAGTGTCTGATGATGAAAAAGTACTTTGGGTAGGAACGTATTCAGGGGCTTTACACAAATTAGAAGTAGGAAAAGATATCCGCGATACCCATACGATTGGAACGAGCCAGTTGTATGAACAGTTCCGTCTGTTGATATGGAAAGAAGAACCACAAGTGTGGAGATGGTAA
- a CDS encoding Crp/Fnr family transcriptional regulator, whose product MDVNPIEVLVQHLQQTIALNEKEIQRISEVAEIVLLKRKELLLQPGQLSQHMRFIAQGSARCYYLDENTQEHTLQIGIEEWWINDLYSFLTQKESKLFIQSIEPATIVQISRENLEQLYAEIPAISTFFRLKIQSAYVALQERTIEHMSADVFTRYQRFIKEYRNIEQRVPQYMIASYLGVTPEFLSYLKKKQHEK is encoded by the coding sequence ATGGATGTAAATCCCATTGAGGTGTTGGTACAGCATTTACAGCAAACAATTGCTTTGAATGAGAAGGAAATACAGCGAATAAGTGAAGTTGCCGAAATTGTTTTACTCAAGCGAAAGGAACTTTTATTGCAGCCAGGGCAATTGTCACAGCATATGCGATTTATTGCTCAAGGAAGTGCGCGTTGTTATTACCTGGATGAAAATACACAAGAACATACCTTGCAAATCGGGATTGAAGAATGGTGGATCAATGATTTATATAGCTTTTTGACTCAAAAAGAATCCAAGCTGTTTATTCAGTCTATTGAACCTGCTACTATTGTACAAATTAGCAGAGAAAATCTCGAGCAACTTTATGCTGAGATTCCAGCTATTTCTACGTTCTTTCGATTAAAGATACAGAGTGCTTATGTCGCTTTACAAGAGCGAACGATTGAGCACATGAGTGCAGATGTCTTTACGCGTTATCAGCGATTCATCAAAGAATACCGCAACATCGAACAACGGGTACCGCAATATATGATTGCCTCATATTTAGGCGTGACACCCGAATTTTTGAGTTACCTCAAGAAAAAACAGCACGAAAAATAA
- a CDS encoding DoxX family protein: MNRKVDTGLLISRIAIGFPMLFYGIGKLIHGIGFIQQTLIDKGLPGFFGYGVYVGEVLAPILLLLGWRTRLAGAVFAINCVTAMLLVQSAAIFSLNENGGWQVELLMIYALVAVSLFFTGGGKYALSTANQWD; this comes from the coding sequence ATGAATAGAAAAGTAGACACCGGATTGTTAATTAGTAGAATTGCCATTGGATTTCCCATGTTGTTTTATGGAATAGGCAAACTTATACACGGTATTGGATTTATCCAACAAACCTTGATCGATAAAGGATTACCTGGTTTCTTTGGCTATGGTGTATATGTAGGAGAAGTACTTGCCCCTATTTTATTGCTCCTAGGATGGAGAACCCGCTTAGCAGGAGCCGTATTTGCAATTAATTGTGTAACTGCTATGCTATTGGTTCAAAGTGCAGCTATTTTTAGCCTGAATGAAAACGGAGGATGGCAAGTCGAATTATTGATGATTTATGCTTTAGTAGCGGTTAGCTTATTTTTTACAGGTGGTGGAAAATATGCCTTATCCACAGCGAATCAATGGGATTAA
- a CDS encoding phytanoyl-CoA dioxygenase family protein, translated as MNPSNPYPTEGYFYLPQFFQPNELQQIEPILEKFHQQWLIDHQEEYQKRLINSHSLTSSTVLTQEERLVLFQFIAGERFQPLLSVLFSEQALFLNTQLFFDPFNKEQKNYWHRDIQYTGMPIEDQQKSILTQNVLHFRIPFQEEEGIELIPGTHRSWDLPAEQDTRLGQNGKQPSDALARGKQIRLQRGDLLIFSANMIHRGLYGNNRFSFDLIFLDDTPLLRPFIDPNNHPTEAEKQQLNSSLFL; from the coding sequence ATGAATCCAAGTAATCCATATCCTACGGAAGGCTATTTTTATCTTCCCCAATTCTTTCAACCGAACGAATTACAACAAATTGAACCTATTCTCGAAAAGTTTCATCAACAGTGGTTAATTGATCATCAGGAAGAGTATCAAAAGAGATTAATTAATAGTCACAGTTTAACATCGAGTACTGTCTTAACCCAAGAGGAACGTTTGGTTTTATTTCAGTTTATAGCAGGAGAACGCTTTCAACCGCTTCTTTCTGTTCTATTTTCAGAGCAGGCTCTTTTTTTAAATACCCAATTATTTTTTGATCCTTTCAACAAGGAGCAGAAAAATTACTGGCATCGCGATATTCAGTATACGGGTATGCCTATAGAAGATCAACAGAAAAGCATACTCACCCAAAATGTACTTCACTTCCGCATTCCGTTCCAAGAGGAAGAAGGCATTGAGTTAATTCCAGGTACGCATCGCAGTTGGGATTTACCAGCAGAACAAGATACCCGTTTGGGTCAAAATGGAAAACAACCGAGTGATGCTTTGGCCCGAGGAAAACAAATTCGCCTACAACGTGGGGATTTGTTGATTTTTTCGGCGAATATGATTCATCGTGGATTGTATGGAAACAATCGTTTTTCCTTTGACCTTATCTTTTTAGATGATACTCCGCTCCTTCGTCCTTTTATTGATCCAAACAATCATCCGACGGAAGCAGAAAAACAACAACTTAACTCTTCTTTATTTCTATAA
- a CDS encoding MutS-related protein: MEIYAKRHSLFQDKYNEIRKKYKLVGALRLLAFLGIVYCFYLSVSRADYQYLYATGGLVVVFIIFLRIHASYSWKMRYAEALMQINQEEDQFLKEDQWAFEDGAAFHTPDHPYAYDLDIFGPRSIYQYLNRTASYKGKEYLATLLKSRSTKADILKNQEVIKELSQKVEWRHEIYAYSKLSNLSKEAYERLKSWSESKVNELSKVSLVLAYVLPLIFVVSSIGFFFDSTNIVWGYIASTVFSFNLICALSKVRAIQIELGGVEKIHETIESYSSIIKRIEKEEFATARMKEYLKEIKSDSFKASTELKKLSRLFEQLETVANLFVSILFNGLFQFHVHVLHKFLKWKKEKGGLVLTVIDIVGEVEAFNSLGNYSYNNRSYTFPVLNETKQMSFQNLGHPLLHAKKRVTNDIDFSNQRFVILTGSNMSGKSTFLRTIGVNLVLAGIGAPICATKATFFPLPLLVSMRLTDSLEDSESYFYAEVKRLKMIIEQVQSESCFVLLDEILRGTNSDDKQSGTIGVILKLIREQTYGMIATHDLEVCNTTNDYPEILMNKCFEVEIKNDDLHFDYKIRDGICQNKNATFIMKKMQIID; the protein is encoded by the coding sequence ATGGAAATTTACGCCAAGAGACACTCCCTTTTTCAAGATAAATACAATGAGATTAGAAAAAAATACAAATTAGTAGGCGCTTTGCGTTTACTTGCTTTTTTAGGTATTGTGTATTGTTTCTATCTGTCTGTATCTCGAGCAGATTATCAGTATTTATATGCAACAGGGGGACTAGTTGTCGTATTCATTATTTTCTTGCGTATCCACGCTTCTTATTCCTGGAAGATGCGTTATGCGGAAGCCTTAATGCAAATTAACCAAGAAGAAGATCAGTTTCTAAAAGAAGATCAATGGGCATTTGAAGATGGAGCCGCCTTTCATACTCCGGATCATCCTTATGCGTATGATTTAGATATTTTTGGCCCTCGATCCATTTATCAATACCTCAATCGAACCGCTTCGTATAAAGGAAAGGAATATTTGGCAACGCTTTTAAAAAGTAGAAGCACCAAAGCAGATATCCTGAAAAATCAAGAAGTAATCAAAGAGTTATCACAAAAGGTAGAGTGGAGACATGAGATTTATGCCTATAGTAAGTTATCTAATTTAAGTAAGGAAGCTTATGAACGTTTAAAATCATGGAGCGAATCCAAAGTCAATGAATTGAGTAAGGTTTCTCTCGTTTTGGCCTATGTGTTGCCCTTGATTTTTGTTGTATCGTCGATTGGATTCTTTTTTGATTCAACTAATATCGTTTGGGGGTATATTGCTTCCACTGTTTTTTCGTTCAACTTGATTTGTGCACTTTCAAAAGTACGCGCGATTCAAATTGAATTGGGCGGTGTTGAAAAAATACACGAAACCATTGAAAGTTATAGTTCGATTATCAAGCGCATTGAAAAGGAAGAATTTGCTACAGCGCGCATGAAGGAGTATTTGAAAGAAATCAAAAGTGATTCTTTTAAAGCAAGTACAGAATTGAAAAAACTATCGCGTCTATTTGAGCAATTGGAAACGGTAGCTAACCTATTTGTCTCTATTTTGTTTAATGGTTTATTCCAATTTCATGTACACGTTCTGCATAAATTCTTGAAATGGAAGAAAGAAAAAGGGGGACTGGTATTAACTGTTATTGATATTGTAGGTGAGGTAGAAGCTTTTAACTCATTAGGGAATTATTCCTATAACAACAGAAGTTATACGTTTCCTGTTCTGAATGAGACCAAACAAATGTCTTTTCAAAATTTAGGGCATCCCTTATTACATGCAAAGAAACGCGTAACTAATGACATTGATTTTTCGAATCAGCGTTTTGTTATTCTAACAGGATCTAATATGTCAGGAAAGAGTACTTTCCTGAGAACCATAGGAGTGAATCTCGTTTTAGCGGGAATAGGAGCGCCAATTTGTGCAACAAAAGCAACATTCTTTCCTTTGCCTTTATTGGTTTCAATGCGATTAACGGATTCCTTAGAGGATAGTGAGTCTTACTTCTATGCAGAGGTGAAACGACTGAAGATGATTATTGAACAAGTACAAAGCGAATCGTGTTTTGTTTTGTTGGATGAAATTTTACGAGGAACCAATTCCGATGATAAACAAAGTGGAACTATTGGGGTTATTCTCAAATTGATTCGCGAGCAAACTTATGGAATGATCGCAACCCACGATTTAGAAGTGTGTAATACCACAAATGATTATCCAGAAATTTTGATGAATAAGTGCTTCGAAGTAGAAATTAAAAATGATGATTTACACTTTGATTATAAAATACGAGATGGAATCTGTCAAAATAAGAATGCAACTTTTATTATGAAGAAAATGCAGATTATTGATTAA